The sequence TTATGAAGATATTCCAGCTGACATGCAAGAAATGGCGGAAGAATACCGAACAGAACTTGTTGAAGCTGCGGCTGAAGCCAACGAAGAGTTGATGGATAAGTACCTAGAAGAAGGTGAGCTAACAGAAGCTGAAATCAAGCAAGGCCTTCGCACTCGTACTCTAAACAATGAAATCGTACTTGCTACCTGTGGCAGTGCTTTTAAAAACAAAGGTGTACAAGCTGTTCTTGATGCTGTCGTTGAGTTTCTACCTTCACCAGTAGATGTACCTGCAATTAAAGGTATCGATGAAAACGAAAATGAAATAGAGCGTCATGCCGATGACAACGAACCGTTTTCAGCGTTAGCATTTAAAATTGCAACGGATCCATTTGTGGGGACGTTAACTTTCATTCGTGTTTATTCTGGTGTTGTTGAAAGCGGTAAAACGGCTTACAACTCAGTTAAGCAACAGCGTGAACGTTTAGGGCGCATTGTTCAAATGCACTCTAATAAGCGTGAAGAAGTGAAAGAAGTACGAGCTGGTGATATAGCAGCTATTATTGGCTTAAAAGATGTCACTACTGGCGAAACACTGTGTGATCAGAACCATAAGATTGTTCTAGAACGTATGGAATTCCCAGATCCAGTTATTCAGATTGTTGTAGAGCCTAGCTCTCAAGCTGATCAAGAAAAAATGACGATCGCGTTAGGGAAGCTAGCGGCAGAAGACCCATCATTCCGTGTTGATATGGATGACGAAACCGGTCAGACACTCATTTCTGGTATGGGTGAGCTGCATCTAGATATCATTGTTGATCGCATGAAGCGTGAGTTTAACGTCAACTGCAAAGTTGGTAACCCGCAAGTTGCTTACCGTGAAACTATTCGTGGTACAGCGAAAGCGGAAGGTAAATTTATACGCGAGCATGGTGGTAAAGGTCAGTACGGTCACGTATGGCTGAAACTAGAACCATCAGAAGTTGGCGAAGGTTTTGTCTTCGTTAACGAAATAGCTAATGATATTGTACCAAAAGAGTTTATCGGCTCTGTCGCGAAAGGCATTGAAGAGCAGATGAATAATGGTGTGCTTGCTGGCTATCCAGTTCTGGATATAAAGGCTACACTATTCGATGGTTCTTATCATGAAGTAGATTCAAGTGAGATGGCGTTTGTAATTGCCGCCTCTATGGCTTTTAGAACGGGTGCATTAGAAGCGCAACCAGTTCTGCTTGAGCCTATGATGAAAGTTGAAGTAACGACTCCAGAAGACTGGATGGGTGATGTTGTTGGCGATATTAATCGTCGTCGCGGTATCATCGAAGGTATGGACGAGGGGACAGCTGGCCTGAAGATAATTCGTGCACAAGTTCCGTTGTCTGTCATGTTCGGTTACGCAACTGATTTACGTTCTGCGACACAAGGTCGTGCTTCTTACTCTATGGAGTTTAGTGAGTACGCTGAAGTGCCAAAAAATGTTGCAAATGCAATCATTGCAGAGCGTAGTTAAAAAACTGGACACATTTTTTCTTCTTTTTTGGAAGATCAATGAGTTCAAATATTGCGCTAACGCGAGTTGGCGCATAAAATAGCAAATTCTGGCGCGCATCGGAGCTTATTCCGATGCGAATCATAACTAGGAAGGAACACGATCGTGTCTAAAGAAAAATTTGAACGTACGAAACCGCACGTAAACGTTGGTACTATCGGCCACGTTGACCACGGTAAAACAACTCTAACTGCTGCAATCTGTACTACTCTTGCTAAAGTGTACGGCGGTGTTGCGAAGGACTTCGCATCAATCGATAACGCTCCAGAAGAGCGTGAGCGCGGTATCACAATCGCTACTTCTCACGTAGAGTACGATACACCAGCACGTCACTACGCACACGTAGACTGCCCAGGACACGCGGATTATGTTAAAAACATGATCACAGGTGCTGCGCAAATGGACGGCGGTATCCTAGTAGTAGCTGCGACAGATGGCCCAATGCCACAAACTCGTGAGCACATCCTACTTGGTCGTCAGGTTGGTATCCCTTACATCATCGTGTTCATGAACAAATGTGACATGGTAGATGACGAAGAACTACTAGAACTAGTAGAAATGGAAGTTCGTGAACTTCTTTCTGAGTATGAATTCCCAGGTGATGACCTTCCAGTAATTCAAGGTTCAGCTCTAGGTGCACTTAACGGTGAGAAAGAGTGGGAAGACAAGATTGTTGAACTAGCAGAAGCGCTAGACTCATACATCCCAGAACCAGAGCGTGCAGTAGACCAACCGTTCCTACTACCAATTGAAGATGTATTCTCAATTCAAGGTCGTGGTACAGTGGTAACTGGCCGTATCGAACGTGGTATCCTAAACGTAGGTGACGAAGTTGCTATCGTAGGTATCAAAGAAACAACAACTACAACCTGTACAGGTGTAGAGATGTTCCGTAAGCTTCTAGACGAAGGTCGTGCGGGAGAGAACGTTGGTGCCCTTTTACGTGGTACTAAGCGTGAAGACGTAGAGCGTGGTCAAGTATTGGCAGCTCCGGGTTCAATCACTCCACACACTAAGTTTGAATCAGAAGTATACGTACTGTCTAAAGATGAAGGTGGCCGTCATACTCCATTCTTCAAAGGTTACCGTCCACAGTTCTACTTCCGTACAACTGACGTAACAGGCGACATCACTCTACCTGAAGGTGTAGAGATGGTAATGCCAGGTGACAACATCCAAATGACGGTTGAGCTAATTGCTCCAATCGCAATGGATGAAGGTCTACGCTTCGCAATCCGTGAAGGTGGCCGTACAGTTGGTGCTGGTGTTGTTGCTAAAATCTTCGAATAATCTCGATTGATTGTGTAATGATACGTGTTCGAAAGAACATGCATTAGAAAAAAGGAAGCCTAGGCTTCCTTTTTTTGTTCCTGAAATATCCCCAGTGGAACTCTAATAATACGACTTTCCAACCATGAGTATGGTAGCGATTTTTTTCACCGAAAATAAGCCATACTATAAATATGACTTTCTTAAACGTAGAACCTCTTTATGCAAAGATTATTCTATTTATTAATACCATTTATATTTGTGGGTTGTGCGCAACACCAACAGTCGAATACACACCACTTATCTACTATGTATGACTACCAGATAATGCAGTCTGGAGTGCCTATTTCTTTAAGTACATTGGTAGAAGAACTGGCAACGGTAGATGTGGTTCTGGTCGGGGAGTGGCATTCTCATTCTGGTATTCATCACTTTCAAGCGGATTTACTCCAAGCTCTCTCTAAGGCGCAGCCTCCTGTCATTTTAGCCATGGAGCAATTTTCAACAGATAAGCAACCTGTGATTGAAAATTACCTTGAAGGCATCTTCGGGGAGCAGGCACTTATTAAACGAGGGGATGCCTGGTCTAATTACTCTAGTGACTATCGACCACTTGTTGAGTATGCGAAAGCGAATCAAATACCCGTCATCGCTGCCAACGCTCCTAACGATATTGTTCGCTGTATAAATAGAGAAGGGTTAGATTACATAGCCAAATTACCAGATGAAAAACGGAAATATATAGCAAAGAAAATTTCCTTAGAAGATACCCCATATAAACAAAAATTCGTCTCTACTATGCATCACGGAACAGAAACTCAAATAAATAATCTATTTGCAGCGCAGATGACCCGAGATGAAACCATGGCCGAGAGTATAGTCACTATATTGAATAAATACCCAAATCATAGAGTGATGTTAACTGCCGGGAAATTCCACATAGAGGGTGGCTTAGGCGTTGGTGCATCCATATATCAACGAGCGCCCGATCTTAAAATAGTGGTGGTGAACCCAGTGTCACTTGACAAGGCAGAGGGTATTGATAAGTATCAACTTAATGTGTTACCTATGCCTTCTCTTTATGTTCAAGGCGAAGAATATAACCCTAACTTTCATTTCGTTGGTAATAAAAAGGATGAGTTTAAATGCAATTGAAAAGGATATTTCTTGTGTAATTAGTCTCTTACCGTTTTATGATGTTTTTATGCTCAAAAAATGACTGCAAGATGTTGAGTTAGGTGCTAGAATCCATTTTTAACTAGCTATCAGAACTGGAAAGATGGGAAATAACGTAGTCGTTCTAGGCACCCAATGGGGTGACGAAGGTAAAGGTAAAATTGTAGACCTACTTACGGAAGATGCAAAGTATACCGTTAGATATCAAGGCGGTCACAATGCGGGTCACACTTTAGTCATTGACGGTGAAAAAACCGTTCTCCACTTAATACCATCAGGCATTCTTCGAGATAACGTAAAATGTGTTATCGGTAATGGCGTTGTATTATCTCCTGATGCACTACTTAGCGAAATGAAACCTCTTGAAGAGCGTGGTATTCCAGTACGTGAACGCCTATTCATTTCTGAAGCTTGTCCGCTTATTTTGCCTTACCATATTGCTTTAGACCAAGCGCGTGAACTTGCTCGTGGCAAGAAAGCTATTGGTACTACTGGTCGTGGTATCGGTCCAGCATATGAAGATAAAGTGGCTCGCCGCGGCCTTCGCGTTGGTGACTTATTTGATAAAGAAACATTCGCTGAAAAACTAAGAGAAGTCATGGATTTCCATAACTTCCAACTTGTTCATTTCTATAAAGCTGAAGCAGTAAGCTACGAAGAAGTTCTTGAGCAAGCACTTGGTTATGCGGATCTACTTACTTCAATGGTTATTGATGTTACCGATGAACTTGATGCCGCTCGTAAGCGTGGTGATAAAATCATGTTTGAAGGTGCTCAAGGTACGCTTTTAGATATCGACCATGGTACTTATCCATATGTAACGTCTTCAAATACAACTGCTGGTGGTGTTGCCGCTGGTTCTGGTTTTGGTCCTCGTCATATCGGCTACATTCTTGGTATCGCTAAAGCCTATTGTACTCGTGTAGGTGCAGGTCCTTTCCCAACTGAGCTTGATGATGATGTTGGTTACCATTTAGGAACTAAAGGCCATGAGTTCGGTGCTACAACTGGACGTAAGCGTCGTTGTGGCTGGTTTGATGCTGTTGCAATGCGCAGAGCTATTCAAATTAACTCTATCTCTGGTTTCTGCCTAACGAAGCTTGACGTTCTTGATGGATTGAAAGAGCTTAAGATTTGTACTGGCTATGAAATGAAAGATGGCTCTGTTCTAGAAGTGTCTCCAATGGCTGCTGAAGCTTTTGAAGAAGCAACACCTATCTATGAAACAATGCCTGGTTGGAGCGACAACACGTTTGGTGCCAAATCACTAGACATGCTTCCACAAG is a genomic window of Vibrio algarum containing:
- the fusA gene encoding elongation factor G, encoding MARKTPIERYRNIGIVAHVDAGKTTTSERILFYTGLSHKIGEVHDGAATMDWMEQEQERGITITSAATTTFWRGMEAQYPDHRINIIDTPGHVDFTIEVERSLRVLDGAVVVFCGSSGVEPQSETVWRQADKYSVPRMVFVNKMDRTGADFLRVVEQIKDRLGANPVPIQLNIGAEDEFKGVVDLIKMKAINWNEADQGMTFTYEDIPADMQEMAEEYRTELVEAAAEANEELMDKYLEEGELTEAEIKQGLRTRTLNNEIVLATCGSAFKNKGVQAVLDAVVEFLPSPVDVPAIKGIDENENEIERHADDNEPFSALAFKIATDPFVGTLTFIRVYSGVVESGKTAYNSVKQQRERLGRIVQMHSNKREEVKEVRAGDIAAIIGLKDVTTGETLCDQNHKIVLERMEFPDPVIQIVVEPSSQADQEKMTIALGKLAAEDPSFRVDMDDETGQTLISGMGELHLDIIVDRMKREFNVNCKVGNPQVAYRETIRGTAKAEGKFIREHGGKGQYGHVWLKLEPSEVGEGFVFVNEIANDIVPKEFIGSVAKGIEEQMNNGVLAGYPVLDIKATLFDGSYHEVDSSEMAFVIAASMAFRTGALEAQPVLLEPMMKVEVTTPEDWMGDVVGDINRRRGIIEGMDEGTAGLKIIRAQVPLSVMFGYATDLRSATQGRASYSMEFSEYAEVPKNVANAIIAERS
- the tuf gene encoding elongation factor Tu, which produces MSKEKFERTKPHVNVGTIGHVDHGKTTLTAAICTTLAKVYGGVAKDFASIDNAPEERERGITIATSHVEYDTPARHYAHVDCPGHADYVKNMITGAAQMDGGILVVAATDGPMPQTREHILLGRQVGIPYIIVFMNKCDMVDDEELLELVEMEVRELLSEYEFPGDDLPVIQGSALGALNGEKEWEDKIVELAEALDSYIPEPERAVDQPFLLPIEDVFSIQGRGTVVTGRIERGILNVGDEVAIVGIKETTTTTCTGVEMFRKLLDEGRAGENVGALLRGTKREDVERGQVLAAPGSITPHTKFESEVYVLSKDEGGRHTPFFKGYRPQFYFRTTDVTGDITLPEGVEMVMPGDNIQMTVELIAPIAMDEGLRFAIREGGRTVGAGVVAKIFE
- a CDS encoding ChaN family lipoprotein, producing MQRLFYLLIPFIFVGCAQHQQSNTHHLSTMYDYQIMQSGVPISLSTLVEELATVDVVLVGEWHSHSGIHHFQADLLQALSKAQPPVILAMEQFSTDKQPVIENYLEGIFGEQALIKRGDAWSNYSSDYRPLVEYAKANQIPVIAANAPNDIVRCINREGLDYIAKLPDEKRKYIAKKISLEDTPYKQKFVSTMHHGTETQINNLFAAQMTRDETMAESIVTILNKYPNHRVMLTAGKFHIEGGLGVGASIYQRAPDLKIVVVNPVSLDKAEGIDKYQLNVLPMPSLYVQGEEYNPNFHFVGNKKDEFKCN
- a CDS encoding adenylosuccinate synthase, which gives rise to MGNNVVVLGTQWGDEGKGKIVDLLTEDAKYTVRYQGGHNAGHTLVIDGEKTVLHLIPSGILRDNVKCVIGNGVVLSPDALLSEMKPLEERGIPVRERLFISEACPLILPYHIALDQARELARGKKAIGTTGRGIGPAYEDKVARRGLRVGDLFDKETFAEKLREVMDFHNFQLVHFYKAEAVSYEEVLEQALGYADLLTSMVIDVTDELDAARKRGDKIMFEGAQGTLLDIDHGTYPYVTSSNTTAGGVAAGSGFGPRHIGYILGIAKAYCTRVGAGPFPTELDDDVGYHLGTKGHEFGATTGRKRRCGWFDAVAMRRAIQINSISGFCLTKLDVLDGLKELKICTGYEMKDGSVLEVSPMAAEAFEEATPIYETMPGWSDNTFGAKSLDMLPQAALDYIKRIEELTGVPVDIVSTGPDRNETIIRVHPFNS